One Avibacterium avium genomic window carries:
- a CDS encoding aldolase, protein MTELEQKIEMVNLARSFYERGYSVGGAGNLSVRLDENRILVTPTGSSLGRLVAEKLSVVDMQGNWLAGDKPSKEYVFHLALYQNNPQCNAVVHLHSTYLTALSCLEGLNPDNAMRAFTPYYVMRVGQLPVIPYYRPGDVNIARELGERALSGKAFLLANHGVVVTGTSLVDAVDNTEELEETAKLFFILKEQNIRYLTDAEVKDLENRGK, encoded by the coding sequence ATGACAGAACTAGAACAAAAAATTGAAATGGTGAACCTTGCTCGCTCATTTTATGAACGTGGCTACAGCGTTGGTGGAGCAGGAAATTTATCTGTTCGTTTAGATGAAAATCGGATTTTAGTGACGCCAACAGGTTCATCTTTAGGACGGCTTGTAGCAGAAAAATTATCTGTGGTGGATATGCAAGGCAACTGGCTTGCAGGGGATAAACCCTCTAAAGAATATGTTTTTCATTTGGCGCTATATCAAAATAATCCGCAATGCAATGCGGTGGTTCATCTTCATTCTACTTATTTAACCGCACTTTCTTGTTTAGAAGGCTTAAATCCAGACAACGCAATGCGTGCTTTTACCCCTTACTATGTGATGCGAGTCGGTCAACTTCCGGTGATTCCTTACTATCGCCCCGGTGATGTCAATATTGCTCGTGAATTAGGGGAACGTGCTTTATCAGGCAAAGCCTTTTTGCTCGCTAATCACGGTGTTGTTGTTACGGGAACAAGCTTGGTTGATGCGGTGGATAACACGGAAGAATTAGAAGAAACTGCCAAATTGTTCTTTATCTTAAAAGAACAAAATATCCGTTATCTCACAGATGCAGAAGTAAAAGATTTAGAAAACAGGGGGAAATAA